In Musa acuminata AAA Group cultivar baxijiao chromosome BXJ3-9, Cavendish_Baxijiao_AAA, whole genome shotgun sequence, a single genomic region encodes these proteins:
- the LOC135649977 gene encoding ankyrin repeat-containing protein NPR4-like, protein MQITESVPELFTPMSPELLEAARLGNTNILGTSFPDVHVTAGGNSMLHIAANQGHTDFCKKALDLQPFLLRLKNARGDTPLHVAARAGHHQLVNDLISTASERSAQDDDGVRSLVQMANDVGNTALHEAVQNGHEQVVDALMAKAPGVSAVTNNVNGVSPLYMAVESWSTSIVRLLLAADVASCDGPNGQTALHVAVLRSYVRCYDWFNLLLVVQSFMVLLLMTNGSRFSPQRRDAIRDRWRMQREKDRINETLVANNMSVMAVLVATVAFAAAFTLPGGYKSDESNDPGMPILLKRTAFKVFLIFDTLAMTTSFLVLVHLLQVGLGSKTYKNWFLPEARLMLQISLLALMAAFASGLYPLIAGECFWLFILICVFLSIYFLYFLMDQPLILYCPFHLS, encoded by the exons ATGCAGATCACGGAATCAGTTCCTGAACTGTTCACTCCAATGAGCCCCGAACTGTTGGAGGCTGCAAGGTTGGGCAATACCAACATACTCGGAACGAGCTTCCCTGACGTCCATGTGACGGCCGGAGGGAACTCGATGCTTCACATCGCAGCCAACCAGGGACACACCGATTTCTGCAAAAAAGCCCTCGACCTACAGCCCTTTCTCCTCCGGTTGAAGAACGCACGAGGAGACACTCCATTGCACGTCGCCGCGAGGGCAGGCCATCACCAGCTAGTGAATGACCTCATCTCTACTGCCTCTGAAAGGAGCGCGCAGGACGACGACGGAGTGCGTTCACTAGTCCAGATGGCAAACGACGTTGGTAACACTGCCTTGCACGAGGCGGTACAGAACGGCCATGAACAGGTCGTCGATGCACTAATGGCGAAGGCTCCAGGTGTGTCCGCGGTGACCAACAACGTCAATGGCGTCTCGCCACTCTATATGGCGGTGGAAAGCTGGTCAACGTCGATCGTGCGGCTTTTGCTGGCGGCGGATGTCGCGTCATGCGACGGACCCAACGGGCAGACAGCACTGCACGTCGCCGTCCTTAGGAGCTACG TACGTTGTTATGACTGGTTCAATCTTCTTCTTGTTGTGCAGTCCTTTATGGTTCTGCTTCTGATGACCAATGGTTCACGGTTCAGTCCGCAGCGCCGTGATGCTATCAGAGATCGTTGGCGGATGCAACGAGAAAAAGATCGTATAAATGAGACATTAGTCGCCAACAACATGTCCGTTATGGCAGTGCTTGTTGCCACCGTCGCATTCGCTGCAGCATTTACTTTGCCAGGAGGCTACAAAAGCGATGAGAGCAATGATCCAGGCATGCCGATATTACTGAAAAGAACTGCTTTCAAAGTGTTTCTGATATTTGACACCTTGGCTATGACAACATCCTTCCTGGTTCTCGTCCACCTCCTTCAGGTCGGCTTGGGCAGTAAAACATACAAGAACTGGTTTCTTCCCGAAGCCAGACTGATGTTGCAGATCTCACTGCTAGCGTTGATGGCAGCATTCGCCAGTGGTTTATACCCACTCATTGCGGGTGAATGCTTCTGGCTCTTCATCCTCATTTGTGTTTTCCTTTCCATTTATTTCCTGTACTTCCTTATGGATCAACCTCTTATTCTGTATTGTCCTTTCCATTTATCCTAG
- the LOC103997233 gene encoding putative disease resistance protein RGA4, producing the protein MALASDLERVLSHILPMPAMMAQGRLLGMPNHMEMIRDRLWAINGTIKDAEHRALKEPELEEWLTDVGATIVDIDDLLGRILDWHPRGGAAAASNRSSHSICSIREASRQAILSELKEMVRRLNYLVRRGSVLGLSKEIMESVDPRQEEEYSTVLKEEVVGRNEHVEEIIDSLKQPQSGDCDELQIINDLGGKTTLARLIYHHPWVQEQFQHRIWVDVPNIASLDPMWIMREFTSSITGEPCEDIWLFFDGIHGSKYLLVLDDLNFGEEDRDKWLQLENFLLLVGAPGSTVVVIPDLFFIQYVLGSSVRTWHFSGLPEDDWVQLCLRQALIRPDQREEAKAIIHSSKRNTQDWSPTDAKIFGSVLRYTEMSRWQQQLDAVNMRQWEKMLPISITGLINLQELDLEGCQWLLELPEVGDLGNAFSKLESLRNLKELWLQNLEQVLNSENALTPLKLNDILPQLMYLKLHWKWINMEDMRASELVSLHVLEGLQPNLNLKKLEIILYIGEEFPIWIKEGFNYLHKLKEIKLINLKRCKKLPSLGGLLDLEIVELSGMDLINVVDEAFYGDDGTFPELKRLTLSHMLALEKWLKVERKKEFLFPKLRRLTLIQCPKFKALEVDLEVSTLSIWLNNKMLQTSEFEGWQNLPIKNLEIVGCQEMRCLPQDMERCVKLRSLTINGCDNLDCLPEWLQGFKHLKSVCLYDCGALSSIPEKLKRLRKVVIKGCPKLRL; encoded by the exons ATGGCGTTGGCGTCAGATCTGGAGCGCGTACTATCGCATATACTGCCGATGCCTGCGATGATGGCGCAGGGGCGACTACTAGGCATGCCAAACCACATGGAGATGATTCGAGACCGCCTGTGGGCTATCAATGGCACGATCAAGGACGCCGAGCATCGAGCGTTGAAGGAACCGGAGTTGGAGGAGTGGTTGACCGACGTCGGTGCAACCATTGTGGACATCGACGATCTGCTCGGTAGGATCCTTGACTGGCACCCAAGAGGAGGAGCGGCTGCAGCATCGAATCGCTCGTCACACTCCATCTGCAGCATCCGAGAGGCCTCTCGCCAAGCCATTCTATCGGAGCTCAAGGAGATGGTGCGCAGGCTGAACTATCTGGTGAGGAGGGGGTCTGTGTTGGGCCTCTCGAAGGAGATAATGGAGTCTGTGGATCCACGACAAGAAGAAGAGTACTCCACCGTCCTAAAAGAAGAGGTGGTGGGACGCAACGAGCATGTAGAAGAAATCATCGACAGTTTGAAGCAACCACAGTCTGGCGATTGTGATGAATTGCAGATCATAAATGACCTTGGTGGGAAGACGACCCTTGCACGGCTGATTTACCACCACCCCTGGGTGCAGGAGCAATTCCAGCATCGAATCTGGGTGGATGtcccaaacattgcttctctggaTCCCATGTGGATCATGAGAGAATTCACGAGTTCAATAACCGGGGAGCCATGCGAGGACATCTGGCTATTCTTCGACGGAATCCATGGAAGCAAATACTTGCTCGTTCTGGATGATCTCAACTTCGGGGAGGAGGACAGGGATAAGTGGCTCCAATTGGAGAACTTTCTATTGCTCGTCGGCGCACCGGGGAGTACCGTGGTGGTCATTCCTGACTTGTTTTTTATTCAGTATGTACTGGGGTCATCTGTCCGAACGTGGCATTTCAGCGGCCTACCGGAGGATGATTGGGTACAATTGTGCTTGAGACAAGCGCTCATCCGGCCCGATCAACGGGAGGAAGCAAAAGCGATAATTCACTCCTCTAAGAGAAACACACAAGATTGGTCTCCCACGGACGCCAAGATTTTTGGCTCCGTACTCAGATATACTGAAATGAGTCGATGGCAACAACAACTTGATGCTGTAAATATGCGTCAGTGGGAGAAA ATGCTACCTATTTCGATCACCGGCCTTATAAATCTGCAAGAGTTAGACTTGGAAGGTTGTCAATGGCTTCTCGAATTGCCCGAAG TTGGTGATCTTGGAAATGCCTTCTCAAAGTTGGAATCGTTGAGGAATCTAAAAGAATTATGGCTACAAAACCTCGAACAAGTGTTAAATTCAGAAAATGCTTTGACTCCTTTAAAGTTGAATGATATACTTCCGCAACTCATGTATTTGAAGTTACATTGGAAATGGATAAATATGGAAGATATGAGAGCCTCAGAGTTGGTTTCGCTGCATGTACTCGAAGGCCTCCAACCCAATTTAAACTTGAAAAAATTAGAGATTATTTTATATATCGGTGAAGAATTCCCTATATGGATAAAAGAGGGGTTTAACTATCTCCACAAGTTGAAAGAGATCAAACTAATCAATCTCAAGAGATGTAAAAAGTTACCATCACTCGGAGGGCTACTCGATCTCGAGATTGTTGAGCTAAGTGGTATGGATTTAATCAATGTTGTGGATGAAGCCTTTTATGGTGACGATGGGACATTTCCTGAGTTGAAAAGACTCACATTGTCTCATATGCTTGCACTAGAAAAATGGCTAAAGGTGGAGAGAAAAAAAGAATTTTTGTTCCCGAAACTTCGTCGATTGACACTGATCCAATGTCCAAAATTCAAAGCTTTAGAGGTGGATCTTGAGGTCTCAACATTGAGTATTTGGTTGAACAATAAAATGCTGCAGACATCTGAATTCGAGGGTTGGCAGAACCTCCCGATAAAGAACTTGGAGATAGTTGGATGCCAGGAGATGAGGTGTTTGCCACAGGACATGGAACGATGTGTTAAACTCAGAAGCTTGACGATCAACGGATGCGACAATTTGGACTGTTTGCCGGAGTGGCTACAAGGATTCAAGCATCTGAAATCTGTATGTTTATATGACTGCGGTGCTCTGTCATCCATACCTGAGAAGCTTAAACGACTAAGAAAAGTTGTTATTAAAGGTTGTCCAAAGCTGCGACTTTAA
- the LOC135648567 gene encoding ankyrin repeat-containing protein NPR4-like translates to MQITESVPALFTPMSLELLEAARSGDTNILGTSIPDVHVTAGGNSMLHIAAKKGHTDFCNEALDLQPFLLQLKNARGDTPLHVAARAGHHQVVNDLISTASERSAQGDDGVGSLVQMANDVGNTALHEAVQNGHEQVVDALVAKAPGVSAVTNNVNGVSPLFMAVECESVPIVRRLLEAGEASCDGPNGQTALHSAVLRSYNITKILLEERPRLLKKADNNGNSPLHFAASVGGIEMVKLLLEKDASIASLQDNDGASAIHVAARCGHVTTIKHLHEVCPDCVELMDNQGRSFLHVAIEKEREMVIRYVLRSPDIVDLLNQPDKKGNTPLHAAALSGNLAITRMLSSNKNIKKRAMNNEGHTALDVTLRSTPADRVYTSSMVLLLLTNGSRFSPRRLDAITDRLLMQREKDPKNETLFANNMSVTAVLVATVAFAAAFTLPGGYKSDESNDPGMPILLKRTAFKVFLIFDTLALTTSVLVLLLLLHVGLGSKIYKNRYLPNARLMLQISLEALMVAFASGLYPLIAGEDFWLFILICVFISISFLYFILDQPLFLYFFHYIWGKCTSSSR, encoded by the exons ATGCAGATCACGGAATCAGTTCCTGCACTGTTCACTCCAATGAGCCTCGAACTGTTGGAGGCTGCAAGGTCGGGCGATACCAACATACTTGGAACGAGCATCCCTGACGTCCATGTGACGGCTGGAGGGAACTCGATGCTTCACATCGCAGCCAAGAAGGGACACACCGATTTCTGCAATGAAGCCCTCGACCTACAACCCTTTCTCCTCCAGTTGAAGAACGCACGAGGTGACACTCCATTGCACGTCGCCGCGAGGGCAGGCCATCACCAGGTAGTGAATGACCTCATCTCTACTGCCTCTGAAAGGAGCGCGCAGGGCGACGACGGAGTGGGTTCACTAGTCCAGATGGCAAACGACGTTGGTAACACTGCCTTGCACGAGGCGGTACAGAACGGCCATGAACAGGTCGTCGATGCACTAGTGGCGAAGGCTCCAGGTGTGTCCGCGGTGACCAACAACGTCAATGGCGTGTCGCCACTCTTCATGGCGGTGGAGTGCGAGTCGGTGCCGATCGTGCGACGATTACTGGAGGCGGGCGAGGCGTCATGCGACGGACCCAACGGGCAGACAGCACTGCACTCCGCCGTCCTTAGGAGCTACA ATATCACAAAAATATTGCTGGAGGAGAGACCAAGGTTATTGAAGAAAGCCGATAACAATGGAAACTCTCCTCTCCACTTTGCTGCCTCGGTCGGTGGTATTGAAATGGTAAAACTACTCCTGGAAAAGGATGCATCCATCGCGTCTCTGCAAGACAATGATGGTGCCTCTGCAATTCATGTTGCTGCTCGTTGCGGGCATGTAACTACAATTAAACATCTCCACGAAGTATGCCCTGATTGTGTGGAGCTGATGGACAATCAAGGCAGGAGCTTCCTTCATGTAGCCATTGAAAAGGAAAGGGAAATGGTTATCAGATATGTTCTCCGATCACCGGATATCGTTGATCTTCTAAATCAGCCAGATAAAAAAGGTAACACGCCCTTACATGCAGCTGCGTTATCTGGAAACTTAGCCATCACAAGGATGCTGTCGTCCAATAAAAACATTAAGAAAAGAGCAATGAACAACGAAGGTCATACCGCTCTTGATGTCACTTTGCGCAGCACACCCGCAGACCGTGTGTATACG TCCTCTATGGTTCTGCTTCTGCTGACCAATGGTTCACGGTTCAGTCCGCGGCGCCTTGATGCTATCACAGATCGTTTGCTGATGCAACGAGAAAAAGATCCTAAAAATGAGACATTATTCGCCAACAACATGTCCGTTACGGCAGTGCTTGTTGCCACCGTCGCATTCGCTGCAGCATTTACTTTGCCAGGAGGCTACAAAAGTGATGAGAGCAATGATCCAGGCATGCCGATATTACTGAAGAGAACTGCTTTCAAAGTGTTTCTGATATTTGACACCTTGGCTTTGACAACATCCGTCctggttctcctcctcctccttcatgtCGGCTTGGGCAGTAAAATATATAAGAACCGGTATCTTCCCAATGCCAGACTGATGTTGCAGATCTCACTGGAAGCGTTGATGGTAGCATTCGCCAGTGGTTTATACCCACTCATTGCGGGCGAAGACTTCTGGCTCTTCATCCTCATTTGTGTTTTCATTTCCATTTCTTTCCTGTACTTCATTCTAGATCAACCTTTGTTTCTGTATTTTTTCCACTACATATGGGGTAAGTGCACCTCCTCAAGCCGGTAA
- the LOC103997232 gene encoding disease resistance protein RGA2-like, translating into MAQGRLLGMPNHMEVIRDRLWAINGTIFDAELRALKEPELEEWLTDVGATIVNVDDLLGRILDWHPSGGANATSNRLPHSICSIREASRQAILLELKEMVGRLNYLVRRGSVLGLSKEIMESVDPRQEEEYSTVLREEVVGRNEDVEEIIKILQQQQSGDGVEWLLIDGGDGRTTLARLIYHHSWVQEQFQHRIWVDVPNIASLDPMWIMREFTRSITGEPCEDIWLFYDGIHGSKYLLVLDDLNLDEEDKDKWLQLENFLLLVGAPGSTVVIPDLRFSERILGSSYYLSGLSEDDWVKLCMRRALIRPDQHDEANAIIQFCNSNYYSSDGSPTDAKIFGSIFRYTEMNRWQQQIDALNAHQWEEVMQNPDTALIFLHYMPPTRTRLVLYRWLILQDDMPNYKDVSHVLAAEGVLPYSDDERLIRKYLETHISDDIHFLFTATKQCYILKGVDSNSIIPQQCLYLRMLVDSNTITFPKVLSNGVNKLRGLVLQQQKQLDLQHKYHILHIPKGMFINLVHLRILSLRAIRIQQLPHSVGNLLILRYLNLSQSEIQVLPKSLCKLRNLRVLNLAHCEKLQKLPRRMHNLENLHVLRLAYCTKLQMLPISVTGLINLQELDLEGCQWLVRLPEGLSNMKKLINLNVYRCPLNQMSRGINQMSNLLKLYGHIIVGGLGNAFSELQSLMNLKELWLQNLEQASNSEDASTPLKLHDVLPRLTYLRLHWKWINMDDIRTFELVSLQVLDGLQPNLNLKKLEIILYAGEELPVWIKEGFDYLHKLKEIKLIDLKRCKRLPSLGGLLDLKIVEISGMDLINVVDEAFYGNNGMFPKLEKLILSHMPALEKWLKVERAERLFPRLYELTLIECPKFKALEVNLEIIRLSVWLNNEILRTSEFKGWHNLQIFNLEIVGCQEMRCLPQDMQRCVKLRSLTIIGCDNLDCLPEWLQGLERLKSLCMYGCRALSSMPEKLKRLPNVDVKGCPKLRL; encoded by the coding sequence ATGGCGCAGGGACGACTACTAGGCATGCCAAACCACATGGAAGTGATTCGGGACCGCCTCTGGGCTATCAATGGCACGATCTTCGACGCTGAGCTTCGAGCGTTGAAGGAGCCGGAGTTGGAGGAGTGGTTGACCGACGTCGGTGCAACCATTGTCAACGTCGACGATCTGCTCGGTAGGATCCTTGACTGGCATCCAAGTGGAGGAGCGAATGCAACATCGAATCGCTTGCCACACTCCATCTGCAGCATCAGAGAGGCCTCTCGCCAAGCCATTCTATTGGAGCTCAAGGAGATGGTAGGCAGGCTGAACTATCTGGTGAGGAGGGGGTCTGTGTTGGGCCTCTCGAAGGAGATAATGGAGTCTGTGGATCCACGACAAGAAGAAGAGTACTCCACCGTCCTAAGAGAAGAGGTGGTGGGACGCAACGAGGATGtagaagaaatcatcaagattTTGCAGCAACAGCAGTCTGGCGATGGTGTTGAATGGCTACTCATAGATGGCGGTGATGGAAGGACGACCCTTGCTCGGTTGATTTACCACCACTCCTGGGTGCAGGAGCAATTCCAGCATCGAATCTGGGTGGATGTCCCAAACATTGCTTCTTTGGATCCCATGTGGATCATGAGAGAATTCACGAGATCAATAACCGGGGAGCCATGCGAGGACATCTGGCTATTCTACGATGGAATCCATGGAAGCAAATACTTGCTCGTTCTGGATGATCTCAACCTCGACGAGGAGGACAAGGATAAGTGGCTCCAATTGGAGAACTTTCTATTGCTCGTCGGCGCACCGGGGAGTACCGTGGTCATTCCTGACCTGCGTTTCAGTGAGCGTATACTGGGGTCCTCGTACTATTTGAGCGGCCTATCGGAGGATGATTGGGTAAAATTGTGCATGAGACGAGCACTCATCCGCCCTGATCAACACGACGAAGCAAACGCGATAATTCAATTCTGTAATAGTAACTATTATTCATCTGATGGGTCTCCCACGGACGCCAAGATCTTTGGCTCCATATTCAGATATACTGAAATGAATCGATGGCAACAACAAATTGATGCTCTAAATGCGCATCAGTGGGAGGAAGTGATGCAAAACCCCGACACGGCTTTAATTTTTCTTCATTACATGCCACCAACAAGGACGCGATTAGTTTTGTACCGCTGGTTGATTCTACAAGATGACATGCCCAATTATAAAGACGTCTCGCACGTCTTAGCTGCTGAAGGCGTTCTACCGTATTCAGACGACGAAAGGCTGATAAGGAAATATCTGGAGACCCACATCTCTGACGATATACATTTTTTATTTACTGCCACAAAACAATGCTACATCTTGAAGGGGGTTGATTCAAATTCGATAATCCCACAACAATGTCTCTATCTACGTATGCTTGTCGATTCTAATACTATCACATTTCCGAAGGTCCTGTCCAATGGGGTGAATAAGTTGAGAGGTTTGGTATTACAACAGCAGAAGCAATTGGATCTCCAACACAAATATCATATCTTACATATTCCGAAAGGTATGTTTATCAATCTTGTACATTTACGTATATTATCCTTACGAGCTATTAGAATCCAGCAGCTACCTCATTCAGTGGGCAATTTGCTTATCTTGAGATACCTTAACCTTTCTCAATCCGAGATCCAAGTACTTCCTAAATCCTTGTGCAAACTTAGGAATTTACGAGTCTTAAATTTAGCTCATTGCGAAAAGCTTCAGAAGCTACCAAGACGAATGCATAATCTTGAGAATTTACATGTTTTAAGACTAGCTTACTGTACAAAGCTTCAAATGCTACCCATTTCGGTCACTGGCCTTATAAATTTACAAGAGTTAGACTTGGAAGGTTGTCAATGGCTTGTCCGATTGCCTGAAGGTTTGAGTAATATGAAAAAGCTGATAAACCTTAATGTGTATAGATGTCCATTGAATCAAATGTCGCGTGGAATAAATCAGATGAGTAACCTTCTGAAATTGTATGGACATATCATTGTTGGTGGTCTTGGAAATGCCTTCTCAGAGTTGCAATCATTGATGAATCTAAAAGAATTATGGCTACAAAACCTTGAACAAGCATCAAATTCAGAAGATGCTTCGACTCCTTTAAAGTTGCATGATGTACTTCCACGACTCACGTATTTGAGGTTACATTGGAAATGGATAAATATGGATGACATAAGAACCTTCGAATTGGTTTCGCTGCAAGTGCTTGATGGCCTCCAACCCAAtctaaacttaaaaaaattagaaattattTTATATGCTGGCGAGGAATTGCCAGTATGGATAAAAGAGGGTTTTGACTATCTCCACAAGTTGAAAGAGATCAAATTAATCGATCTTAAGAGATGTAAAAGACTACCATCACTCGGAGGACTACTCGATCTCAAAATTGTTGAGATTAGTGGTATGGATTTAATCAATGTTGTGGATGAAGCATTCTACGGTAACAATGGAATGTTTCCCAAGTTGGAAAAACTCATATTGTCTCATATGCCTGCACTAGAAAAATGGCTAAAAGTGGAAAGAGCAGAACGTTTGTTCCCGAGACTTTATGAATTGACACTAATCGAATGCCCAAAATTTAAAGCTTTAGAGGTGAATCTCGAGATCATAAGATTGAGTGTTTGGTTGAACAATGAGATCCTGCGGACATCTGAATTCAAGGGTTGGCATAACCTCCAAATATTTAACTTGGAGATAGTTGGATGCCAAGAGATGAGGTGTTTGCCACAGGACATGCAACGATGTGTTAAACTCAGAAGCTTGACGATTATCGGATGTGACAATTTGGACTGTTTGCCGGAGTGGCTGCAAGGATTGGAACGTCTGAAATCTTTATGCATGTATGGGTGCAGAGCTCTGTCATCCATGCCAGAGAAGCTTAAACGACTGCCAAACGTGGATGTTAAAGGTTGTCCAAAGCTGCGACTTTAA
- the LOC103997234 gene encoding ankyrin repeat-containing protein NPR4-like, with translation MQITESVPELFTPMSLELLEAARSGDTNILGTSIPDVPVTAGGNSMLHIAAKPGHTDFCNEALDRQPLLLQLKNARGDTPLHIAARAGHHQLVNDLISIASGRSAQGDDRVCSLVQMANDVGNTALHEAVQNGHEQVVDALMAKAPGVSAVTNNVNGVSPLFTAVECESVPIVRRLLEAGEASCDGPNGQTALHSAVLRSYEITKILLEERPRLLEKADNNGSTPLHFAASDSDIAMVKLLLEKDASIARLQDNDGASAIHVAARGEHVSTIEHLDKVLPDCVELMDNQGRSFLRVAIEKESETVISHVLGSPHLIDLLNQPDKKGNTPLHAAALSGNLSITRMLLSNKNIRKSAMNNEGHTALDVALRRTRTPLEPRNLLIEQLMINDSWFCPKRRDSDRLEMQKEEPRDYTLFANNLSLTAGLIATVTFTAAFTLSRGYKSDVSNDPGMLETPNRILFGMFLIFDTLVMTTSFLVLLLVLQIHLGSKNYQILQLPNAILLLQISILALILAFSCGLYLLIPDEFTWLAHFIGVWSLIFIRYITWNILITLHWFGLSAARKLRDVYTSYSEAFSSRKFIM, from the exons ATGCAGATCACGGAATCAGTTCCTGAACTGTTCACTCCAATGAGCCTCGAACTGTTGGAGGCTGCAAGGTCGGGCGATACCAACATACTTGGAACGAGCATCCCTGACGTCCCTGTGACGGCCGGAGGGAACTCGATGCTTCACATCGCAGCCAAGCCGGGACACACCGATTTCTGCAATGAAGCCCTCGACCGACAGCCCTTGCTCCTCCAGTTGAAGAACGCACGAGGAGACACTCCATTGCACATCGCCGCGAGGGCAGGCCATCACCAGCTAGTGAATGACCTCATCTCTATTGCCTCTGGAAGGAGCGCCCAGGGCGACGACAGAGTGTGTTCACTAGTCCAGATGGCAAACGACGTTGGTAACACTGCCTTGCACGAGGCGGTACAGAACGGCCATGAACAGGTCGTCGATGCACTAATGGCGAAGGCTCCAGGTGTGTCCGCGGTGACCAACAACGTCAATGGCGTCTCGCCACTCTTCACGGCGGTAGAGTGCGAGTCGGTGCCGATCGTGCGACGATTACTGGAGGCGGGCGAGGCGTCATGCGACGGACCCAACGGGCAGACAGCTCTGCACTCCGCTGTCCTTAGGAGCTACG AAATCACAAAAATATTGCTGGAGGAGAGACCAAGGTTACTGGAGAAAGCCGATAACAATGGAAGTACTCCTCTCCACTTTGCTGCCTCGGACAGTGATATTGCAATGGTAAAACTACTCCTGGAAAAGGATGCATCCATTGCGCGTCTGCAAGACAATGATGGTGCCTCTGCAATTCATGTTGCTGCTCGTGGCGAGCATGTAAGTACAATTGAGCATCTCGATAAAGTATTGCCTGATTGTGTGGAGCTGATGGACAATCAAGGCAGGAGCTTCCTTCGTGTAGCCATTGAAAAGGAAAGTGAAACAGTTATCAGTCATGTTCTCGGATCACCGCATCTCATTGATCTTCTAAATCAGCCAGATAAAAAAGGGAACACGCCCTTACATGCAGCTGCGTTATCTGGAAACTTATCTATCACAAGGATGCTGTTGTCCAATAAAAACATTAGGAAAAGTGCAATGAACAACGAAGGTCATACCGCTCTTGATGTCGCTTTGCGCCGCACACGGACACCACTTGAACCTCGG AACTTATTGATTGAACAACTGATGATCAATGATTCATGGTTCTGTCCTAAGCGCCGTGATTCAGATCGTTTGGAGATGCAAAAAGAAGAACCTCGAGATTATACATTATTCGCCAACAACTTGTCCTTGACGGCAGGGCTTATTGCCACCGTCACATTCACTGCAGCATTTACTTTGTCACGAGGCTACAAAAGTGATGTGAGCAATGATCCAGGCATGCTAGAAACACCGAATAGAATTCTTTTTGGAATGTTTCTGATATTTGACACCTTGGTTATGACAACATCCTTCCTGGTTCTCCTCCTCGTCCTTCAAATCCACTTGGGCAGTAAAAATTATCAGATCCTGCAACTTCCCAATGCCATACTGCTGTTGCAGATCTCAATATTAGCTTTGATATTAGCATTCTCCTGTGGATTATACCTACTCATTCCGGATGAATTCACCTGGCTCGCTCATTTCATTGGGGTTTGGAGTCTCATTTTTATTCGGTACATTACATGGAACATTTTAATTACCTTGCATTGGTTCGGACTAAGTGCGGCAAGGAAACTCCGTGACGTTTATACGTCCTATTCAGAGGCGTTTTCTTCACGTAAGTTCATCATGTAA